One window from the genome of Nicotiana sylvestris chromosome 9, ASM39365v2, whole genome shotgun sequence encodes:
- the LOC138878255 gene encoding uncharacterized protein, translating into MEDYRQLREEVARLFNEGHLREFLSDRAKNHFEERDAGKKSELEVPQHVINMIIGGADVPQGQIFKCTKISITKENQTRDYLPEDTFTFIEEDIEALSQPHNDALVISILLNKVQVKRVLMDPGSLANIIRSRVVKQLGLLDQIIPASRVLNGFNMARETMNGEIILLINMVGTIQDTKIHVIEGDMRYNALLGSPWIHSMRAVPSTLHQMMKSPTKDNVKTIYGEQHAAKEMFSVHDSAPVLTPSTSEKSKDEHVTK; encoded by the coding sequence ATGGAGGACTACAGACAGCTAAGGGAGGAAGTGGCTAGGTTATTCAAtgagggtcaccttcgagaattcctaagtgatcggGCTAAGAATCACTTCGAGGAGAGGGATGCAGGCAAGAAGAGTGAACTAGAAGTACCTCAACATGTCATTAACATGATCATCGGCGGAGCTGACGTCCCACAGGGACAAATATTCAAATGCACCAAAATATCCATCACAAAGGAAAACCAGACTCGGGATTACTTGCCCGAGGACACCTTCACATTCATCGAGGAAGACATCGAGGCTTTATCTCAacctcacaacgatgcactggtaatttctatccttttaaataaagttcaagttaaacgtgttctcaTGGATCCAGGTAGTTTGGCGAATATAATCAGGTCTAGGGTCGTGAAGCAACTCGGGTTGCTCGATCAAATCATACCGGCATCTCGGGTCTTGAATGGATTTAACATGGCAAGGGAAACTATGAATGGAGAAATCATCCTTCTAATAAATATGGTCGGAACCATACAAGACACTAAAATTCATGTCATAGAAGGTGACATGAGATATAATGCTTTGCTCGGAAGTCCGTGGATCCATAGCATGAGAGCGGTACCATCgaccctccaccaaatgatgaagtcCCCGACGAAGGATAATGTGAAAACAATATATGGGGAGCAGCATGCAGCCAAGGAAATGTTTTCAGTGCATGACTCAGCACCGGTGTTGACTCCATCCACATCGGAAAAGTCGAAGGACGAACATGTGACCAAATAA